From the Solanum stenotomum isolate F172 unplaced genomic scaffold, ASM1918654v1 scaffold22402, whole genome shotgun sequence genome, the window ttttgtagtttattggttgatttgttacaattgaattacttgtttaattcattatagatacaagttttattcacTTTACGGAGCAGAGAATACTCTTtcgtttgctacattttgcattcatgtttaattcgcttctaattcaactttaatatgtgtaatatatttttaattcaagtttaattcatttggcagttaattatgtttcttcatttgttacgaTTTGTAGAACCATTGGCCATTGATTCTTCCTCGCAAACCCTTCATCCCCATTGTCTAGTAGATTActtgtctaattaattattgatacaagttttattcagtcTACGAATCATTGACTGCTCTTTCatttgctacattttgcattcatatttatttatcttctaattcaattttaatatgtgtgtaatacatttttaattcaaggttaattcattttgtagtttattgGTTATGCATAGGAAAAAAATGACTAATCTGGCCGTGCTGCTTTACTTCACTTTATAAGACATGTATAATTCATGTTTTATTCattaacaatatatttataatacagCTTGCAAACTTCACTCTCTTTTTAGTGATCACAACCcaagtaatttataatatacttataatacaatataatatatgcataatacatttttaatacatagatTTAATGTCCAGAACATTGCAATTGGATTAAGTAGAATGCTTGTTTTTATATAGCAAAATAGAACTTTATGTCAATGATGAATCTTACAAGTACAAGCTTTATCACTAATAAATAGGTTCGTTTCGGATATAGATTCAGTAACAGGAAAGACACTATTGAGTTTACAGAAAAGTGAGAGTAGAGAAATTAAATAGAGTACTATTTACTAGTTTTGAGAGAAGTTGCAACTGCATCTTCATCTGTGTATCCATGAGAATCACGCATAACGTGAATTGCATCTCAATCTGATTCAATGTAAAGAGGCAAGAGagaaaacataaatttaataaaatacataggtttgttatatattgctataaatggtaataattagagagtatatttaaattaagtaattattttttaaaagggatCCACCCAAGTAATTAATCCAAAAAGAAAAGTCTATTAGAGTATTTGTTGGTGCATAGACCTTGACCAAAACTTTGCCCCTATCGTTATAAAAGTGACTCACATATGCCCCTACCGTTATAAAAGTGGCTCACATGTACCTTTTCATCTAATGGTAGTGAAAACattaatgttaaattatttttttgattttaaaaaaaaataaaaaatcatgtagATGTAGATATGATCCTTCTAGCAAAATTCAAAGTATATTTAATCTTTCtcatacatgattttttttacttctttgatTTAATGTGTAATTTGAGTTTTTTATATCTCTCTTATCTATTTGTTTATCATTGTTTGAGtctcttattcttattttttttttttcctttcatttttagtgtaaaaatatgagaatagaaaagaaaaaaatgtgaatggaaaaagagaaaaaaagtaagaaaaacattgaaaactatttgtgtctataaaaaataaataaattgtggaatctatgataaattttacaagtAAATGAGTGAGAAATAaatttttccattaaaataataaatccaaaaactatttttttcttaaaataaaaataaatttaaaattagattttCACTTCCGTTATACCAAATGTGAGCCACTTTGATAACGATAATTATATCAACTCTACATTGCAAAGGTAGAAATTCACAAAAGTTTTAAGTAGTTGGGATAAGTGTATTGCTTAGTGTATAGACCTTGACAACAACatatcaagtaaaaaaaaaaaccattttaaATGATGTGATGGTATAATATCTACGAAATATGTGAAAATGTGCGGGATATTTTGTGTACCGAACTCCCAAAATGAAAAGCGATTTGATCACGAATATTATGTCATTTATTAAGAAAGAACGAACACTTTATGGAACCtgtaatttccaaaaaaattaaagaattaagtaaaaaatatttgagataACAAACATTTGTAATTAAACTAATGAGAAAAATCTCAAGTCAATGCACAAGTCATTACACAAAAATCCAAATgtaataatacaaaatttttATCAATGGAATCATCACAATCACAACTTTCTGCAAGTAGTCCTAACCCAACTATTACGCATTGTGGAACTTTGCTCCTTGAGAATATTATCTTCTAACCCAATTATTACGCAATGTGGAATAATTCTTCTTGATAAtactagcttcttcttttttggtttgTCATTCGGTGTCTGATACACACTGCACATTGAAGTCCGACTATTTTAAACTCGTGTCGTACACCGTGTAGAGCCCCATTCGATGGGGGTGGGGAACGCTCTCTaccaatgatttttttatacTCAGAGTTCAAACATGAGACTTTGGATTAAGAGAGGAGCAACCTCATCCATTGTACCACATCCGTTGGTGATGACAATATTAACTTTAACAATAGGGAAcaattatttaatcaatttacATTGGGAGAAGGCATAAGTACTCCTTGAACTATAACCAAAATTACAAGGACACATATATTTACGGAGGTCCTATTGCCCACctccacccccaaaaaaaaattctctataTTTCTTTGCACTTTATGTGCTGACGTGAAATCATAACTCGATTCAATTAGCTactgtagttttttttttttttaaattcttcttattttatttgccttgtttttaaaataagttgacacacctaattatattttttatttttctttgccttgtatttaaaattttctcaaacATACGCAAATACgtattttgtttttcatttttttctcctttttcatattagttttatttattatatcttttattttcattgtCTTTCCCTTGGatatgatttcaaatttaatttgaaatgtatGGTATTTAATATAAGCTAATTTTGGATGGATACAagaaaaagtgaagaaaatcaaataaaacataaaaaaattaaagcattaaaaataaaggaattatttttaaaaaaatatgtaactGAGAATATCAACTTTAAATAcaagtaataaatatttataacaaattaaattctTCTCAGAGCGAGAATAATCTATaagagtatttatagttgtgtATGTCTTGAAAAAAACTTTTCACGACAATAAACCAAAGAGAGTTTGATTATTTAGGATAAGAATACATTGATTGGTGTATACACCataaaaacaatttttcaagttgaaaatcctttaaaattttgattggtTGGGATAAGAGTGTTAGTGTATAacattgactaaaggtgaagaTTCACAAAACTTTGATTAGTTAGGATAAGAGTGCTGCTTGGTGTATAGACCTTGACAAAAACATTTCaagtcaaaaaattattttttattagttaggATAAAATTGTTATTTGGTTTATGAAccatatatattgtatattaacttgacgatgattaaacttatattttaataatttaataaatttacatattaCCAAGTCAATGCACGAGTCATTGCAAagaaaagttcaaataaaaacTACAACAGAAAATTATATCACTAAAGTGGCTCGCAGATACCTCTATTGTAACAAAAGTGGctcacatatatatttttttatttttttttattttagggcAAAGGGGTAAATATACCCCTCAACATTGCGATTTCGAGCAGATATACCCCTCGTTAAAAATTGATGCATATATACCTCGGTCATATAACAAATGGTGCATATATACCCTCATCGTTTAATAAATTATGTACATTTATCCTTTTCATtaacatttttctttaaaaaatcttaaaactgTTTTTTAAATTCCAAAAATACCACATGGCttaaaaattaaggaaaattacataattagacatacttaactaccatatatttattataaaaaaacctaccatatatacatattttacctatagtttaaaaatatttcttataatatcattttttaatatttataccatATGAGTCACTTTTATAAAGAGGGGTATATAAAAtctaaatgataaaattgaggggtatatcaagcccttttccctttaatcaatttaaatattagagggaaaaaaaagaatagtCTATAAGAGCGGATGACGATGTATGAGCCTTGACAAAACCAATTaagttgaaaattcaaaaaaacaaaaaaaaaaaacttgtttagTTAGAATAATAATGTTAACTGATATAAAGACCTTGACTGAAAGGTAAATAATAAATCTAGTCGAGAATCACTTTAAATTTTGATGGAACTAGAAGACAACTACCGTGAAACATCAATGAATGTGATGTATGGATGTAATTTtaataaaccacaaatcatgcaAAGAAAATCTACTATTGTCCTTTGGAGTAGTCAATTCTAGGAGCCCACCTACTCACTTTcactcaaattttgaattttcaacttTGTATTCTCAAATCAATGCACGAGTCATTGCACAAGAATCCCAATGAttattgaaaaatatcaaaagtttcAAATTATTAAGTCAAGTCATCCACATAGAAAATTTAAATGAAAGGTACTACAAAAAATCATGTCACTTGTAATAATACAATTTTGTTTGATACCTTATCGGTCTAAACTGTCACAATCCCAAGTCTCTGCAAGTAGGCTTGAAACAATTGCTACGCGCTGTCTATCTTATTTAACTATCCAACACAATGCAGAAAAAATCACCCTGTGAATATTATCTCTAACAGTAGGaaacaattataaaatcaatttatataattaaaggagaaagaaaagtGAAAGGGAGCCTTGGAACCACAGTAAAATTGTCTTTATTGTGAACCACAAATTAAGCAAGGAAAAATCTACTACAACTAATCAAGTCCAAGTAGCTCATCTAGTCACTTCCAGTCAATTTTTGAGTTGTTAATTACGTGTCacattttttgatgaaattccaTTGCATAATCTTTTTTAGACTATTATGAAAACAATTGTAATATCACAATTTTGTTTGATACATTATCAGTCTTAAAACGTCGTAATCCCAAGTCTCTACAAGTAGTTCAGACCCACATTGTTATGCATTATTAATCTCATTTGTCAAATTTGTACTATCAGACATAATGCAAAAAAATTCACCTTGAAAATATTATGTCTACGAATAAGAAATAGTTATTAAATCCATTAAAGTCTTAGAGAAGAAAAAGTTAGGGGAGCTTTGGAACAACACCTAAGTGTCTCTGTGTGATGTCTAGGTCACATGTTTAAACTTTTTAGACCCTACAAACGCGAGATGCTTTGTGCACCGGGTAgcctcttcttttttaaaaggagaaagaaaagtCTATAACAATGATAATCAGTGTATAaaactttaacaaaaaaatcagTAACCATCccaagtaagaaataattattttatcaatttaaattcttaaagaaaaaagaagaagagaagaaagagtccATAAGAGTATTAATTGGTGTATAGACTTTGTCAAAAAAAgtttaattagtaaaaaaagagagagtaaTAATTGGTGCATAGACCATgagaaaaaaacatttcaagttaaatttccAAACCAATAGTGATAGGTTAGGATAGAAGTGTTGGTTGGTGTATAGACCTTTAATTTCCAAGTCAAAAATGccagtttctttttcttttttgataatctAGAATGAGATTTGATAATCTTAGCGTGTTCTGTCAATTTTGGAGATAAATAAGGTATGAGTCACGACAAAATGCTTCGATGTTATGTTTGTTGGGTGTACAAACGCATAAGAAGTTGATAAGAAGAAGATATGTTAATGATGAGAGACATGTAGGGGGGAAGTTTTTCTCAAAACGGATAATATCACACCATGTTAAGAGATTTTTACACATAATTTATGCAAGTGATGTTAGTCTATATAAGATATGTCGAGATAAGTCCCCACCACTTGTAAAAACACAATTATTCTGTCTGATACTTATTAAACAATGATGTCACAAAAAATGTGTTTGTTTTGCTATCTTACCGATCCTCCACACACACCACACAACTTAATTTCCctattctatttattttaaaaaggcataatacataaacatgactcttaacttgacttcaaCTGACAACTATGACTTTTATCTTTGACTGTGCACAAGTAgtcatttaaacttgtataaagttgaactaACAGACACATTCGTCCTGCATGACAATTTGTGTCCTACATGgagtcctacatgtattatgccacttaggacacatgtgtctacttgtttaattttatacaagtttaagtttttacttgttcaatattgtaattttgtacaccttttggcttatgtgATACACTGCATGACTCCACGTTGTTGAGGCACGTGGGAGATGTTTGGATGTCACACAAGcaaaaaaggtgtacaaaattacaaaaaaaaatgggttcGAGGGGGTAATATgattttagtttagttaagatatgtctctgagatttcggtcatagtgtAGAGGGTACTTGTACCATATCccattttgatttaatatgTCATATTCCTAAAGCTGAAAATTAATTGATTATATGCATTCAGTTAAGAGGGAGTTAACATCATAATTAGGATATTTAAGCCCATAGGGAAACGTTTAGCTTGCTagtgaaattaagaaaaaggtGAGATAACTTCATAAATCCGTTAACTGAACTTTGCAGTCGAATACAATTAGCTAACTAATAATTATGCTGAATATATAACAAACTATTGATAAACAAAAACTAATGCATATTAAAAAACATGATGCATATACCCCTGCAATTCAATAAATGATGCATATTATATCCTCTCCGTCTAACCAATGATGCATATTTACCATTCTACATACTAGActgaattaaaaagaaaaacaaatatccTAAAACtggtttttaattttaaatttgtcatGTGGCTTTAATAAATTACCACActcattttctttatatatcCAAACCCGACtcaatttaaaaaacaatttatcTTTTATTCATACCCGACTCAAATCTATTTTATGACTGAGTTGAGGGATtggcgtttttttttttttcatttggattGGGTTCGGAGGGGTAACAAAAAATGGATGAGGTAAATTGTTCAAGTCATGTGacatttttggaaattaaaactatttttaattgGGAAAATAgtttgatatacccctcaactttgccaTTTAGAGCCATTGTTATGAAAGCGattcatatatacccttaccatTATACAAATAACTCACACATACCCCTACTGTTACAAAAgaagctcacatatacccttcatctaatggaagtaaaaaaaatagttttaaatttatatttttgacttttaattttaaaaaaaataaatcatgtagGGGTATAATATGATCCTTTTAACAAAGTTctaggtatattttaatcttttttatacataaaattattttttgacttctttgattatcattatttgagtttcttattcttattttattttttctttcattctttagtgtaaagagaaaaatataaaactaatttctttttgtggctatattataatttaaaattattttttttcggctatattgtaatttagcttttgtatttgtaaaaaaaaaaaaactgggaCATCATGAACCTGTTCAATGTTTGTTAGTTACTTTTCAATATTCAAATTTCCACAATTTTGGAATTGGAAGTGACGAAGCAGAGAGTTGATTTGGAGATAAACGTAAGGTATGAACCGCGATGTAATGCCTCGATGTTATGTTTGTTGGGTGTACAAATAAAGTCATGCTTTAGAAGTTGATAATAAGAAGATATATAGGTATAAGAAGAGTGATACTCTTTACAATGACGTGAGACATTTAGGTGAAAACTATGgaagttttttctcaaaatagacATTTAGGTGAAAACTTTTATCACATAATTTGTGCTAGCGATATCAGTCTATATAAGAATTCAAGTTGTTTTATATTGGTGTTATGATATCATTAGAAAGAGCTGGAGAAAATTAGGAATAAAGGGATTTCCTGAGGAGATCCGCATCCAAGGCTTTAGATCGTAGCATTCAGTGTTAAGAGCCTCATATACTGATAGTAATTAAGATGATATATGATTGTGAGTTCCGGTATATGGgatttgttaattttaaaaaaattgtagcaTGTTCTGTTTATTGTCAAATATCTATACATCAATACGAATATGAACCGGAATTAAGAGATCCCCCTTTACAGACTACACCACAGATAAGTCTTGCTATGTTTCACAAACACTTTATGAAACATCACAAACtatgaaacaaaaaagaaaaacactcTATAAAACATCACAAACTATGAAAGTAAAAACTTTTATTCGCATCCCAGCAATGCTCTAGACTTGATTTCTTCCCTAGCTTTGAATGGTAGGGAGAACCAAAGGGGCTGCAACCAATTGAGTTACCTTCGTGGTTGTTCTATCATCTGGTGCGCGTGCCAAGCTTGTCAATTTCGGTTTTCAATTGGTTGAATCAGTAACACGTGAATTCGGACGTTGTAGCTAAGATGGAACATTATAGCTTCATGAAGAAGATGCCTTTTGAAACTGATGCTACTGCCTTTTGAAGCTGATGATACCAAAACAGGAActgtttctcttctttttttttccaacccAAACATGTGTTTGTTggaaaattcaacttttaacaacaaataaaagtatTAATTTGTATCCAGAGAATACTGAAAGTGATGAATCTGCAGGGAACCTGTTCAATGTTTGTTAGTTACTTTTCCAGATTCAGATTTCCATTTTAAGAATTTTGTGCAATTGATGTCGGTCTATTTTCACAATTCGTCTTATAAATTGGTTTGGATCTGCACTTCTTGTGATTTTAAGGTCTTACTTTCTGTCCCAAGTTGATAATTAGTGTCCTTTTATTTTACGTAGTGTAGACGTTTTTAAGCAAAAGAAGGTGTATGCCATGTCTTAATTTAGTTCCCATGAGCACAGAATAATTCAAGTTCTTGAATGTTATGAACAAAATTTCTTAACTCTAGGTATTCAAGACCTTAGACTTAGAGTTAAGAATCAAACTCTTCGCGCCAGTCGAAAATCCTTTAAAGCTTGTTCCATTCCCTATCTATTGGGATATTTTTTGCACTTTCCTTTGAGCTTCCTACCACTATGAATAATTGCTGTATAAACCttgacaacaaaataataattgaaggaGTATTTAAACAGAAAATCCACACAGCATCTGGACTGTTTGATGCAGGTGGAAATTGTCAGATAACAAATCCTATATAGCACATTTAAGTTTTGCTTTAAAATAATCAATTCCAGGAAGGTCACCTAGTCATTTTCAGTCAGTTTTAGAGTTGTCAATTACACATTCACATTCAATGTGTCACACAATATGTAAAGACTATTTAATCATTCTCAAGTCATTGCACTGTAAGTCAAATAACATCCTCAAGTAAATTTAAGAAAGATTTAAATGAAAGTCCCAACACTTGTAATAACACATGCATTTTGTCtcctaagaaaaagaagatgtgTATAAAGTGAAGTGATACTCATATTAGGCTAGAGCAGCGGGTGCTGTAGCGAAACTGATTGCAATTTGATTGGAGACATTTGGAAGAAAACTGTGCATGTTTTGCCCAAAGCCAACAATATTACACTATATTAATTGTTTCTTCGTTTAGAATTTTGTGCAGTTGATGTCTATGTTAACAATTCGCCTGTAAATTGGTTTGGATCTGCACTTCTTGTGATTTTAGGTCTTATTTTCTGTCCTAAATTGATACAAGTTTTTGCACGGATTGTCCCTATTTCGGGGTGGTCTTTGATTTTGTCGCTCAAATCGAtggtctttaatttttgctCGTGCTTATCATTTAATGAAAGCTTGTTAGCAGGCCTTGCATGTATTTTAAACTGCGTGCTCTTTATAGTACGAGGCCTTGCATGTATTTTTAACCGTTTGCTGTAACACAGGTATTTGATGCGATGGAGCAGGTTTGCACATGGAATGCTATGATTTCTTCCCTAGCATTAACGATGTATGTCAAGATTGCTGAAGTGTGtaaccatctcatctaaaagcttaagatattatttcattatattctcaacaaagaTGAGAGTAAAAGGGGCTGCAACCAAATGAGATTGCCTTCGTGGCAGTTCTATCAGCTTGTCTGTGTGCCAAGCTTGTCGATTTTGGGTTCTAATTGTTTGAAGCAATGTCACATGAATTTGGACTTGCCGCTAAGATGAAACATTATGGTTGTGAGGTTGATCTACTGCAGGAAGCATACGACTTCATAAAGAAGATGCCTTTTGAAGCTGATGCTACTGTCTTGGGGGGCTCTGATGGGTGCTTGTAGACTTGGTGGAGCTATTGAGTTGGGAAATGAAGTAGCACAACTATTGCTTGAGTCGCAACAGAATCATTTTGGGCGTTATGTGCAACTCTCAAGAATTTATATTGGCGCAGAGAGGTGGGAAAGAACAATGTTAGATGCTGGAATACACAAGGTTCCAGCCCACAGTTTTAGTTAGTAGTGTTTAGTTTGTAAAATTGTCGATATGAAGTCATGACTCATCAAATTAAGCAGTTCTGCTGGATTTATTCCCAAATGTGATATCTCTTCTAGGATTTAAACCTTAGTATCCAAGGTTGTTTCTCAAACTTTTCAACTGCTACACCAACTCTATTGTGGTCGTCGTTATTATATATCGATGAATTTGGAACTGTTTTAGGAATTTGAATGTGCTTTCTACtgttatttcaaactttttgcTCTACTGGTGTTTCCCTTTTGATCCCTTTGCATTTTATGAACTTGTTTTTTTCCTCACAATTGAAAATGCTGAATTTATTTCTACATACTACAGATAAGTGAAATCAAATTTTGTTGAGTTGCAACAGAATAACAAACTATGAAAGTAAAAGCTTCTATTTTTACATCCCAGCGATGCAGTAGACTTGAATCctgcaattttcaaaaatgaagaattaaagttaaaagCTTTAACGATGAAGGAGGTAGAAAATTTATGGATATATAAAATGTAATCTTCTGAAGGATAGAGATTAAGTTGATACCTCGAGGTTACACACTAATGTCTTTTCTTGTGCCTTCTCATTCTCGTAAGAATTTTGTGTTCCAATTTTACATCCATCCTCGAAAACCATGCTGGATATTGAGTTGACAACATTATGTATATTATGGACAGTCCAATAACAAGTCCACAACCGTAACCCATGAGAACCGCCTGCCAACTGATCATTGATGAATCTCCCCCTCCTTCTTCATCTAGCTCAACTGGATTCGTCGTTTGTGCTACCccatcaccaccaccacaaTCCTTTGAGAGTGGAAATCCACGTAATCCATCATTTCCTTGGTATGAACTATTCTCAAACGTATCAAATTGTTTTCCTTTGGGGATGCATCCAACAAGATGATTGTGAGAGAGATTTAAGACTTCAAGTGATGTGAGGGATGCAAGTTGTTGTGGAATTTCTCCGCTGATTTTGTTGGATGAGAGATCCAATGATTCAAGTACAGATAACTGGTGCAGTGATGCTGGTATCTGACCTTCCAAGCGATTATGAGATAGGTTCAAAGTACGAAGTCCAATGAGATCTCCAATAATGCCTGGGATATGACCTTCAAATCTATTCCTTGAGAGATCGATAATTATGTTGGTAGTCAAAACTCGAGGTAGTTCTAGATCCAGCCCCTTTGTTGTAACTATAAAGGAATTTGTGTAATAAAAATCTTGCATATCTGCTACATACTCTCGGGTTCCACTTTTCTCATCATTTATTTTCATAGcttcaaaattctcaaaaaggCTCACTGGTAAATCTCCACTAAATCCATTGGATGAGAGATCTATGATTCGAATTTGAGCAAACTTGTAAGTCGATGAATCTTTTATAGGGCCAAAGAACTTATTTGATCTCAGGCTTAGAATCTTCAGATTCGGTAGGGCTCTCAACCATTTAGGAAATGTGTCATTCAACTCATTCTTACCTAAATCAAGAACTTCCAAGCCCATGCAATTGATCAAAGATTGCGGAACTTTCCCCTCTAGCTTATTCCCGTCAAATTTAATGACTATAAGTTGATTTCCTATACTAAAAGTAGTATTAATTGTCCCGCTAAGATTATTGCTGCTTAAATCCAAAACCCAAAGTTCACTCATCTCACCCAAACATAGTGGGATTGTTCCCTCCAAATTATTGCTGCCCAGATCTAGCACATTCAGTGTTGTCAGATTGCAGATGGTTGAAGCAATCAGTCCACTGAGATTATTGTGCGAAAGGACAAGATAATATACATCACGCTGGTTTAGGAGTGACTTTGGAATAGGACCTTGAAGCTGATTTTGTTCTAGAGAAACTCGATCCAATATTTTAGACTTGAACTCCTGAATGTTTCCACTGAAATGGTTATCACTCAACTCTAACTGCCCTAGTAAAGGGAGGGAGAATATCCATGAAGGTATAGTCCCATTCAAGTGGTTTGATGACAAGCTGAGTAGTTGTAGGTTTTGCATACCACTTACATTAGAAGGAATGGGACCTGTTACAGAATTCACTGAACAATCTAGCCATTGAAGTTGCGTCCAGATTCTGTTAAAGGATAAGAACTCAAGTTTGCCATTAAAGTTGTTATTTGTAAGTGATAACCACCTGAGCTTTCCAAATCTAAAGAAATCAGAAATTGGTCCTTCAAGATGGTTATAATCAAGGTACAATTCCTCTATGTTGGTGAGATTCAATAGAGGTTTAGGAATAGAGCCTGAGAGATTACAAGAAGCTATTGTCAATGTACGAAGTGAAGTTAGATGACCAAATGATTCAGGTATCATACCAGTAGCATTCACACCACTGAGATATAAATCCATAAGTGATGCACTGCTATTCCATTTGGTTGTGGGAAACCTAACAGTGAGCTGGGGATTGTCTGTTAAATAAAGAGATTCCAAGTTATAAAGGTGGAAAACTCCTTCGGGCAATGTCCCATATAACTGTGTGCCTCGAAGGTGTAGAGTTGTcaaataagaagagaaattcAGAGGAATGGCGGAAGAGATGTTCACATTGTCAAAGTCAAGCTCTCTTAATTGGGTCAAGTTCTTAAGGAGCAGTTCAAAACTGTGAGGTTTGAATCTAAGACCATCTGAATAACCCTGGATACGAAAGACGTGTAATTTAGAAAGGCGAGAGATTTCTACTGGTATTATACCTGTAAAACTTGAATACGACAAATCAAGATGCGTCA encodes:
- the LOC125851117 gene encoding receptor-like protein Cf-9 gives rise to the protein MGYVNLVFFMLFPILCHLSFSSSLSHLCTKDQALSLLQFKHMFTISHVAFDHCFGIPGQWIQSYPKTLSWSKSTDCCSWDGVYCDETTGEVIELNLNCGRLQGKFHSNSSLFQLSNLKRLDLSNNNFSGSYISPKFGEFSSLTHLDLSYSSFTGIIPVEISRLSKLHVFRIQGYSDGLRFKPHSFELLLKNLTQLRELDFDNVNISSAIPLNFSSYLTTLHLRGTQLYGTLPEGVFHLYNLESLYLTDNPQLTVRFPTTKWNSSASLMDLYLSGVNATGMIPESFGHLTSLRTLTIASCNLSGSIPKPLLNLTNIEELYLDYNHLEGPISDFFRFGKLRWLSLTNNNFNGKLEFLSFNRIWTQLQWLDCSVNSVTGPIPSNVSGMQNLQLLSLSSNHLNGTIPSWIFSLPLLGQLELSDNHFSGNIQEFKSKILDRVSLEQNQLQGPIPKSLLNQRDVYYLVLSHNNLSGLIASTICNLTTLNVLDLGSNNLEGTIPLCLGEMSELWVLDLSSNNLSGTINTTFSIGNQLIVIKFDGNKLEGKVPQSLINCMGLEVLDLGKNELNDTFPKWLRALPNLKILSLRSNKFFGPIKDSSTYKFAQIRIIDLSSNGFSGDLPVSLFENFEAMKINDEKSGTREYVADMQDFYYTNSFIVTTKGLDLELPRVLTTNIIIDLSRNRFEGHIPGIIGDLIGLRTLNLSHNRLEGQIPASLHQLSVLESLDLSSNKISGEIPQQLASLTSLEVLNLSHNHLVGCIPKGKQFDTFENSSYQGNDGLRGFPLSKDCGGGDGVAQTTNPVELDEEGGGDSSMISWQAVLMGYGCGLVIGLSIIYIMLSTQYPAWFSRMDVKLEHKILTRMRRHKKRH